In the genome of Sebastes umbrosus isolate fSebUmb1 chromosome 14, fSebUmb1.pri, whole genome shotgun sequence, one region contains:
- the LOC119501460 gene encoding C1q-related factor: MLVLVLVVLIPVLVSSVGTDASHYEMLGTCRMVCDPYLNKGTPASSTSSTGLQAEAEALSDHSNVLPPSTLLQGPQGKPGRPGKPGPPGAPGEPGPPGPAGPPGDRGDQGRTGILGLGGNGAISTATYSTVPRVAFYAGLKNPHEGYEILKFDDVVTNLGNNYDGISGKFICSIPGTYFFIYHVLMRGGDGTSMWADLCKNGQVRASAIAQDADQNYDYASNSVILHLDAGDEVYIKLDGGKAHGGNNNKYSTFSGFILYAD; the protein is encoded by the exons ATGCTGGTCCTGGTGCTGGTGGTCCTCATCCCTGTGCTCGTCAGCTCTGTGGGTACAGACGCCAGCCACTATGAGATGCTTGGCACCTGTCGTATGGTGTGCGACCCCTACCTGAACAAGGGCACGCCGGccagcagcaccagctccaCCGGTCTCCAGGCTGAGGCGGAGGCGCTGAGCGACCACAGCAATGTGCTTCCACCTTCCACCTTACTGCAGGGCCCACAGGGGAAGCCTGGCAGGCCAGGCAAGCCCGGACCACCCGGAGCACCGGGAGAACCGGGGCCACCGGGACCAGCGGGGCCTCCTGGCGACAGAGGGGATCAGGGAAGGACTGGGATTTTGGGTTTGGGGGGGAACGGAGCTATCAGCACAGCCACCTACAGCACGGTGCCCAGGGTGGCCTTCTACGCAGGGCTTAAGAACCCCCACGAAGGCTACGAGATCCTCAAGTTTGACGACGTGGTCACCAACCTGGGCAACAACTATGATGGCATTTCGGGCAAGTTCATCTGCAGCATACCGGGTACCTACTTCTTCATCTACCATGTGCTGATGAGAGGAGGCGATGGCACCAGCATGTGGGCAGACCTCTGCAAGAATGGACAG GTTCGTGCCAGCGCCATCGCCCAAGACGCCGACCAGAACTATGACTACGCCTCCAACAGCGTCATACTCCATCTGGACGCAGGGGACGAGGTTTACATCAAACTGGACGGAGGCAAAGCCCACGGaggaaacaacaacaagtaCAGCACCTTCTCTGGCTTCATCCTCTACGCAGACTga